The window GAAGACATGCTGGTGGACGACGCAGGGTTTGCCTTGCCACCGGAAACGTGCGTGGTGGAAGTGCTGGAACATGTCCGTCCCACACGAAAGACGCTGGATGCCGTGCGCCGTCTCAAGAAGGCGGGGTATACCATTGCGGTGGACGATTATTTTGGTCAGCCACAGCTCAAGCCCTTCATTGATCTCGCCGACATCGTCAAGATCGACATACTGGAACTCGACTCCGACCCGGAGCGCATCAAGGAAGCCATTGCCAACGTGCCGGCGCCCAACGCCACACTGCTGGCCGAGAAGGTCGAGGATCAGAAGACCTTTGAATTCCTTCGAGGTGCAGGTTTCTCTCTCTTCCAGGGGTTCTTCTTCAGTAAGCCTGAGATTATTCCCGGAAAGAAGCTTTCTACCAATGAAGCCACAAAGTTGCAGCTCTTGAGCGAGTTGTCCGGTGACTTTGAGCCAAGACGACTGGCAGAGATTCTCCAGTCTGATCCCAACCTGAGTTATCGTCTGTTCCGTTACATCAACTCCGTGGGCTTCGGCCTTCGCTCCAAGGTAACGTCCCTCAAGCGGGCCATCGACATGATGGGCATGATTCAGGCCAAGCAGTGGCTCCGTTCCGCAGTGCTGGCAGATATGAATACGACGCCCAGGGCCTCTGAGCTCGCCTATATGGCGGTGCAGCGAGCCAAGTTCCTCGAGGCGTTGTGCTCCAGCACCAAGGGTGGGACGTGTACACCGGACACCATGTTCATCACCGGACTCTTTTCCCTGCTTGACGCCATGCTTGGCATCGAGATGGAAGAGGTCCTGGGCAAGTTGCCTTTGGATGATGCCATCGTTGAAGGCTTGACCCGGGACGGCAATGTCAGGGATATGATCACCCTGGCCCAGTGCTATGAACACGGGCACTGGGCCGACACCACCAAGCGGCTCAAGAAGCTCAATCTGGACAGCCGGGCAGCCGATCTCCTCTACGCTCA of the Pseudodesulfovibrio sp. zrk46 genome contains:
- a CDS encoding EAL domain-containing protein; the protein is MTETPAAELVFVARQPVFHADETVWGYELLFRSGHENVANVIDETHATSSVIADGLSLALEGLASDIHILINFPEDMLVDDAGFALPPETCVVEVLEHVRPTRKTLDAVRRLKKAGYTIAVDDYFGQPQLKPFIDLADIVKIDILELDSDPERIKEAIANVPAPNATLLAEKVEDQKTFEFLRGAGFSLFQGFFFSKPEIIPGKKLSTNEATKLQLLSELSGDFEPRRLAEILQSDPNLSYRLFRYINSVGFGLRSKVTSLKRAIDMMGMIQAKQWLRSAVLADMNTTPRASELAYMAVQRAKFLEALCSSTKGGTCTPDTMFITGLFSLLDAMLGIEMEEVLGKLPLDDAIVEGLTRDGNVRDMITLAQCYEHGHWADTTKRLKKLNLDSRAADLLYAQSRNWAQSMLGVASHHDDGDGKGFED